The following nucleotide sequence is from Ailuropoda melanoleuca isolate Jingjing unplaced genomic scaffold, ASM200744v2 unplaced-scaffold56891, whole genome shotgun sequence.
TTGGTCCTGACAGCCTCCACCAGCTTTGCTAATGCACCTTTATCTTCTGGATTAACTTGTGTCAAGGCAACAGAAGTGCAGGTCTTCCTGTGAACCAGACGTCCCAGCCTCGCCTTACCCTTGATGATACAATACGGGACACCCATTTTACGGCACAGTGCAGGTAGGAACACAACCAGCTCGATAGGATCCACGTCGTGTGCGATTACCACCAACTGGGCCTTCTTGTTTTCCACCAAGGTGGTTACTGTGTTGACACCTGCCCGAAGCACCGGTGGTCTTTTCGTAGGGGCATCCCCTTTGCCGGCAGCCTTCTGTTCTGCACGAGCTAAcagtctctgcctcttctcttgtTTAGTCTCTGGCCTGTATTTGTGCGCCAGCTTAAAAAGCTGAGTAGCTGTCTGCCTGTCCAGTGCCTGTGTGAACTGGTTGATTGCAGGGGGCACCTTCAGTCGCTTGTACAGGATGGACCTCTGCCGCTGAAGCCTGATGTAGCGGGGCCATTTAACGAAGCGGGTCAGATCGCGCTTGGGTTGAATATCTTGGCCAATGCCATAGTTCTTGGGCCTCTTCTCGAAGAGCGGGTTGACCACTTTCTTGGCCTCAAGCTTCTTCACCACTGAAGGGGCCGGGGCCACCTTCTTCCCCTTGGCCTTCTTTCCTTTCGGCATGGCG
It contains:
- the LOC117799766 gene encoding 60S ribosomal protein L7a-like: MPKGKKAKGKKVAPAPSVVKKLEAKKVVNPLFEKRPKNYGIGQDIQPKRDLTRFVKWPRYIRLQRQRSILYKRLKVPPAINQFTQALDRQTATQLFKLAHKYRPETKQEKRQRLLARAEQKAAGKGDAPTKRPPVLRAGVNTVTTLVENKKAQLVVIAHDVDPIELVVFLPALCRKMGVPYCIIKGKARLGRLVHRKTCTSVALTQVNPEDKGALAKLVEAVRTNYNDRYDEIRRHWGGGILGPKSVARVAKLEKAKAKELATKLG